The window TGCACAGCTGTATGTAAGAACTCTTACTCGTTTtgacaactggaaaaaaacccagctcATTATGATTATGCCACCCTAAATTTGTTTgtgtaaaactgaaaaaggcAATACATACTTAGAATGCCTGATAAAATAGGTGTATAATTAAGGTCCTGTTTCAACTTTGGGGCATGGCTGAATGTGGAATTCAAGTTTAGAGAGAGCAAGCCCTTTCTGCTTTTAGGTTATAGAAATAATACTGGTGCTTCATCCATATAAAAGCAAGTAACCATCTGGATTACTTGCATGAAATGATCATTGGAAAACTTGTCTGAGAAAGACACACAGTTTGGGGTTAGCTGTATGAGAAGCAAGTTGCATGTATCCTGGGAAGGATTTTCAAGGCTGGGATAAAACATACTGCCAAGTACAGTACTGTGTGCTTTGTCCCATGCCGTGATGAATATTGTGCACAGTAATCTTGTACTGTATGGTTAAAGCTTGTGAAACTTGGCAGACATTGGGATGGCTGTTATGGGCATTGCACGGATCACCACTTCATTCACTGGGTGACTGAGGTGAGTCTGAAGCAACATGGCTTAAACAAAACACTTCCCAAAGAGTGCTGAAAGAAGTCCCAGTGTTGTGTATTTCGTGAAGAAAAACCTGCACTGAAAATACACGGCTTTAAAAGTGAGATGTCTTTTTATTTGACACCACTTTCTCCCTTGTAACCACTGGCTAatctctgcacagctgtgtcaGAGTAGATACTCGTGTGAGGAGAAATGAGCTGGAAGTTTTGGAGTCTATAAAGGAAGTCAGGCTCAAATGTTAAGATACTGAAGGTAACGTTAACTCTATACATTTTAATTCATTGTCAGATTTTCTCTCTGGCTTAAAGCCCTGGTTGTTACTGTAAAGCTCCTGTTGGTTGCTCATTTTGTAGAGTAACACTGCATCTTTTCCAAACAGTGGTTTTGAGGATTGGGGTTTACTGAACCAGAATTGGGTCTTCCTGATAATGCTAACTAGAAGGATCTGACAGTTGGAGGTAACttgtttttttattctctctgttCCTCAGAATGATTTCCTTTTGTGTGATGAAACTTCTATGTCAAACGACCAGAAATGAGAGTAGATACGCAAAAAGATTCTGTGGTACTCTCCTGTCACAGACAGTGCAAAAAGGAGTTTTCCCTCCATTCTGGATGGCGGTACCCGATCCCAGAAAGACAAACGTGCTTGTATTTACTCAGCCATTTTGTACAGCTGAAAAATCTCGCAAAGAtccaaaaaggaaagcagcatttgGAAGCGTTGGGCGAAGAATTCCGTATCGGATTTTGCACGTAATCAACCAGGATGGAGAGAGCTTAGGAGATATGCACCGAGCAGAGGCACTCAGGCTGATGGATGAACATGACCTGAAACTGGTTCTGCTTCGTGAGAACGCAGAACCTCCTGTGTACAGACTGATGACCGGGCAGCAGATTCatgaagagaagctgaagcgtgcagagaaagaaaaagcaagttcAAAAACAGGTACGTACGTTGTTAATgtgacagcactgagcacttTGAGAAATGCTGTATTAAAAGTGGTTTCAGCGGATTAAATCCTCTTACTTGCATTTGTGTAAATCCTGCAACGTCACTGCAGCCCATGCTATTGGGGATTTGCActggtgaaaataaaattttggaTTAGTTTAGTCTTCTCCAGGGAAGCCTACTGTTGCCTTCT of the Gallus gallus isolate bGalGal1 chromosome 1, bGalGal1.mat.broiler.GRCg7b, whole genome shotgun sequence genome contains:
- the MTIF3 gene encoding translation initiation factor IF-3, mitochondrial isoform X2, producing the protein MISFCVMKLLCQTTRNESRYAKRFCGTLLSQTVQKGVFPPFWMAVPDPRKTNVLVFTQPFCTAEKSRKDPKRKAAFGSVGRRIPYRILHVINQDGESLGDMHRAEALRLMDEHDLKLVLLRENAEPPVYRLMTGQQIHEEKLKRAEKEKASSKTVLVQKELSFSSAIAKNDLETKIKQITHWIEKKYHVKVTIRQAKDSNTDTFTLFDQILETMSDKATYLSKPKAIKEGTSMCILRHISDKELKAHQKMEKQKNSTVKKDENEEPKSSELC
- the MTIF3 gene encoding translation initiation factor IF-3, mitochondrial isoform 1 (isoform 1 is encoded by transcript variant 1), encoding MQYSRMISFCVMKLLCQTTRNESRYAKRFCGTLLSQTVQKGVFPPFWMAVPDPRKTNVLVFTQPFCTAEKSRKDPKRKAAFGSVGRRIPYRILHVINQDGESLGDMHRAEALRLMDEHDLKLVLLRENAEPPVYRLMTGQQIHEEKLKRAEKEKASSKTVLVQKELSFSSAIAKNDLETKIKQITHWIEKKYHVKVTIRQAKDSNTDTFTLFDQILETMSDKATYLSKPKAIKEGTSMCILRHISDKELKAHQKMEKQKNSTVKKDENEEPKSSELC